The Ictalurus furcatus strain D&B chromosome 12, Billie_1.0, whole genome shotgun sequence nucleotide sequence ttttccaattgtagtgttttttaatttattttttaaataaagattgaatgagttgtcggaagcttagcggtggtgacgttgaagtcatgcgaccgtggtgtagttcgtttatagcctaacattagctttttacttctggcgattgtatttaggcttcaaaattaatatttttataatcTAAGAAGATTATCTTAATGAACGAAACATGTAAGATTAATAAACTTTTGTTagtcacagagtttattttctgcaataatccaaaagccaatgtaaaaatcctattggctttttgtagagggaaccagggtgatgctaactacTGGgatggcctacaaaaatacgtcatccctgcaggactgacgacttccacattaATGTCGGACACCTGAGAAAGGGACATCCCTTTCTCTTACtgtggagataaagtccatctctacagcggggAATTATTACACTGATGATGGCGAAGATGCCAAagtgcatgtaacaccagtcccattcacaaagtgCCAGATTTTCTCGGGATACAATTACGTcttgagaaaacagcttttggttatgtcaagatcaagagaaaacaacaacaacaacaaaaaaaaaatgatgcatgGCTGCTTACGGCTTCCGTacaaaagagaccaaaaccatgctTGCACTCCAAATGTTTCAAGAACATCATTACATTTACCTCGGGTGTGCCTTGGATAgaaagtgctttttaaaaatgtcttcaccTGAAGAGGACGCTCATGCAATAAACTGCCCATAACCGGACGAAGATGTCGACAAAGAAGAATTTACGCgcttttataattaaaaacttAAGATTCTATCTTGAATTAGTTTAATTACCCAAGTAATGACAAAAGGACATttacaatatcaaaataaaattgaCAAACCTAATAGAAGGTCTGTGACGTATGTGAAcggatgtgtatgtgtgtaaaatacCCGGATGTGCCGAACAAAATGGCGGCGCCCTGCAGGAGATTGGTGAGGTCGGTTATTGAAGGTAAATACATGGAATTTTAAAGTGTTATCCATTTTCAATTTAGTTTGTTCAATAATATACATATTGTGACgattctgctgttgtagttatTCAGCGTTATACACCATAGTTTAGGTTTGAATCCAAAATGGATACGTATTTACTATGTTAGTGCACTAGATATAAGATGATGTGATAATGGCTTGTACACTTTAGTGCAGTGTAGGAAAGGGAGAGATTTGGGGATCGGTTCACTGTGGATGATTTTAGAGTTGATTAAGTTGCTTGTGTTGTACATTAAGAGGATTATTAGAGATGGAAGAGAACTTAGGGAGAAGTTGAGCACCAGGTCTGCACAGTAACTTCTGCAACTGGAGTACCTGAAGACAGGACCAGTAGTTTGGTACCAATGCGAATAGAGTTTATGTTAGAAAAACctaaagaatttttattttattttaaaaatctgtatctgtgttctgtattgaaaaataataataatgataataataataaaaataaaaacatctaatTGGTCAATAAACGCAGCTCATTACTGAATGTAGTTGCCTCCAAACCTTATACATTATAAAGTCGAATATCATGGCAGTAATTTCCAACTGTTTTATGATATTTAAGACATGTATCAAATATGGAAGTTAAATATTCAaatctatctaatatatatcAATAACATGACAATGAAACTAGTCATTAGTGATGAGTCATGCAATGTATCATGATGGTTCATTgatgatgaataaatatcaataatatattagaaaaaATAGCAACTTTTAGTTTCTCTTCACCGCCATAGAAATTTTTGAACATTTCATGTTCATTACCCTCCACAACTGTATGTCAAATGGGCCTTCTCACTCACCGCTGATAACAGATGTTAATGAGGTATATCAAAgattcaaccatccatccattttctataccgcttatcctactgggtcccgggaaacctggagcccatGACAGGagtatggggcacaaggcggggtacactctgcacagggtgccaatccatcgcagggcacaatcacatacacattcacacacctatacatacactacagacactttggacatgcaaatcagcctatGATCTTGGCATTGTTTGGTATTCAGAATTCAAAAGTGATTTGGTCACTGAATACAATGACgcattatttgatttattttatcctTTCTATCAAATGATTCACTACACCAGTCAATTTCTTAACAACTGTATACACATCTTTCAGCAGGTCTTCAGTACTTTCCCAGCGGAAATCTCTGTTTAAAGACGGCTCATGCACAAAGCTTGACCTGCTTCCGACCCCAGTGGTGCGTGCTACAGCACCGAGCTCTTCACTGTAGCAGCTCCCTTTTACTAAACAGCACCAAGACAGACGCAGCAAAAACCACAGAGCCTGCGAATGATGCGAATGACCGGGAGAAGAAAGGGGAACAAGAAGGAGAGGAAGATTCCGGACCAGAGTACATTCCTAAGAGAAAAGCCAAAAACCCGATGAAAGTAATTGGATACGCGTGGTACGTGTTCTACACGGCGCTCTGTAATGCAGTGTATGTGTGACTCTTTTGGTATCAGAGCGGTCCGTAATCAGTATGTGATCTTCCCTTACAGGATAATTGGTCTTCCGACTGGTATAATCGGGTTTATTCTGGCTAAAAGGCAAGTGGACAAGAACCGGCTGCAGCAGCTGAAGATCCGACAAAGGATGAAGAAGTCCAACGAAGGAGAGTACGAACGCGAACGCTACAAACCATCAGCAGGGATGCAGTAACTGGATTCGGCGACATTTATCATTCTGAAATGTTGTTTATGTTGGATATGAGGACTGTGTGATGGAAACGCAGAGCTGAACAATGTGacatatcattttatatatatatgtgtgtgtgtgtgtgtatatataaataagacatatagagataattttgtatttttacataTCTGTGATAAATTTAAATATCTGGATCCCAAACCTGTATATTTTACTGAGTGTAATATATTGAAAATAGGAGGTTCAGATCTCTGCTCTGGAGTATGATGtaacaaaagtaattgtacTCCCATGTTAGTCTTGACTTCTGTAATGCATGGTGGGAATTTGGTGAAAATCTGAGAACGTCAGATTTTTCACCAGAAAAAGGCACTAACGTTCCCTCACAAGTctcgttttttttctctctcgaaattaataagacacaaaaaccccccaaaacaaataaaaacacagcttaTGTTATCCAGAAACCGTGAATCCCTCTATCCTTAACGTTAccgctttacctctgacactgaagactccttctgtaaatgttaaataaacatcttctcacagaaaacttaATAATATCAACGATtacaaacgtttttttttacCCCGTTTGTGTTGCAGCTTCtgtacaagtccttgtgaatgagttgttactatagcaacgataacatattagaaggaGCACGTTAATATTAATACAGAATATAGgtattatattgtcatattgcccaaCCATTATCGAAACCATTCACAATGAGACTTTGGGAAAAACTTAACTAGGAAAATGTTGCTCGTTAACGGAAGATAACGtgaagaaaatgtcaaatttcaCAATTTAAGCTTAAagtaaaatattcaaaatagtAACATGCACACATAAAAGTCaaatatttttcctcatttctgTGATCATGCGTATAATACTAATCTCATGTATCAAAAATCAGGCTTATTTTGCATCTTGAATGTATGTGTAacctttatttatgtttaatatatacaatatgtgGTGTACAAATGtgagtttgttaaaaaaaacatgataaacAATAAATCTATAATGCTATAATCTCTACTTATATGTAAAGTtccttttatttacaaattttaaGTATAGTCATATAAAGTGACTATCATAATAAGGAGGTGCAAACTTATTGGCagcttttattacaaaaaacagTAGCACATAAGCGTTGCGGTAGCTGTAATAGTGACGTCCTAGGGCTGTGCGATATGACCACATGATAGCAATATCGTGATATGAtgtttaattaaataagtaatttatagattttaataataattaattatataaaattattatattaaataatttaattatatatatatataattatagtgCCACtgatttttctgtcattttgttagTGAAACCTTTGTGAAACTAAGTATCAGTGTCTTCCAGTATCAcgatataatatttttgccatatcgcccatccctatgACACAGCACAGATAAAGACATTAGACATCCCCAAACATATTGAACACATGGTTTGATTTCACTGTAGTCAGTGTTAAATGCAGTTGAGTGCAAATGTTTGTATCTTCCATGctttctgtgtaaaaaaaaaggaaaacagtcTCTCTTTTACAATTTGTTAATTAGAAATGAGAATTTCATGACATGCAAACAGATAGGTGATGAGCATGCAAGTGATTAcagaatatttatttcacattaaggaaaaaaaagatgaatgaacTGTGGACAAATACCATCTGTTGTTTTCAGTACTCATGTCATTTAGTACACTATTTGTGTACTTTAAAAATTTGTATACCTTTTTACTAAATGCtttgatataaataaattttgtcTTGTTCTGTGGATGCACAGAATTTTGTACTCAGCTGTAGAAAATTGGAGCTTGAAAAGAGATCATGcacattattatatatgtaaTTAATTTGCTGGGTTGATTTTCTCGTTTCAGGagatataatattttatacatatgttatagatatatttatatagcagtTTGAAATAGCATCTGAATTAACTTGTaggttatttgttttttgtagtGACTtattaagggtgccaatatttctgaaTCTCACTATAATGAAATTATTaatatgattcattttaataGAAATCTTCCACTTCAGTGACTTTTTTGTTCAGGCATCTTGATTAaactatattatttttattaatcataaaaaaaagtccaaaatgtTAAACTTGCACAAAATAGACGTATCGACTTGAATTCATTATTAGTACAAATAAAATTCCCGCTCATATCAAAACATAATGAATACAGTGTGTATAAAATAGATTTCCAGCTCAACTTAATATAAAGATTAAGAAGGTGTTTATGGAGTAAACCAGCATCCTAAATTCAGCACAAAAGAATCAGCTCTTTTATTAAACCCCTTCTGTCCTGATGTTAGAAGAATTTTAAATCATACTAATGTCTACTATCTGATACAatgttcttttttcctctcaaaaTATTCAGCAAACACATCATGATTGTAACTGCGTTGGACACGAGAAGTTCAAAGGCCACTCCTATCTTTGAGCAGCTCCGATGATTTGCAGGAGGAAAAGGAAAATCTGAATGACGTCGACATAGATGGAGAGAGCGGCGAACACGTACTCCTCCGGATTTATCGAGTGCTTCCTGTTCCCGATAAGAAGTTGCGTGTGATAGGCCAGGAACTAGACACAACATAAAGcaccacaaaataaataaaataaataaaataaagaagtgatcatgtgaaatgtaaaaaggTAGCTAAAGATGTTGATGTTGAACTCACCAGCGTGAACACAATTGCTCCAATAGAAGCATACACCATATGAAGCCACGGGATCTGTAAATCACATTTACATTGATTCATATCTTAGATAATTTTGTCTCAAGTTACACGCAGAGGTGGAAAGTGCTTAAGCAGCTGTATCTCGTAATTATACCTCATGTACCTGAGTATCATTGAAAATGTATACTATTACTCAATTTAATACTAATACTCATTTAGTACTTCCAAGACACTTCTTGtcggggcttagtggttagcacgttcacctcacacctccagggtctggggttcgattcccgccggggccctgtgtgtgcggagtttgcatgttttccccgtgctgcgggggtttcctccgggtactccagtttcctcccccagtccaaagacatgcatggtaggctgactggcgtgtctgtagtgtccgtagtgtatgaatgggtgtgtgagtgtgtatgtgattgtgcccctgGCACCCTGGTGTagcccgccctgtgcccgatgttccctgggataggctccaggttcccccgtaaccctgaagaaggagtaagcggtagaagatggatggatggacacttCTTGtcctgctgttataggaaaataatcagcagaaTTAGTTACCAAACCccagctgattattttcctaaacagcatgatgtctgcatgtgtttattcctcttataccaaatCAACTTACCAATtattacagtgttttatttgaacattttttatccatttataattatatgtAATGTTGCCCATGAAACAAATGAGTTCCTGGCAAAAGCAGAAGCCAGTTGGACAGTTGGTCCCTCACCAGCTGGTTCTCGGCTCTGGAGAGCGATGCGGTGAAACTAATTCCACCCTGTGTTAGTTTTGACCTCCCCAACATCGGCCTTTTTTTTGACATCGGaatatctttgttaaaattTTCACACCATATCCTATACTTTTACGTAAGTATTATCAATCTCTAAATTTTTCCAGCTATGCCTAGGATTAAACTCATAACCTTCTGGTGATTTGCCTAATGGTTATGAATTTCACTTACATATTTAAATGACAGTACGATTGCGGTGATGATTCCAGTCACGAAGACAACAATTCCCAGGACGCAGAAAAGACCTCCGCATTTGGTGAAATCCACCTGATGGGAAAGTCAGTTGTAAATGAGCTCAGATCTCAGCAATGAAGCAAAGATGAATTTGTCTACATACAAAATTCatgtcattgtttttctttttttttttgtaagtcaCCTTTGTCTGGAAGCAGAAGACCGTCACAGCGATGCAGACGATTACGGTGATACCCAGCGCCAGGAAAACCGACTTGGTGTTATAATAACTGGAAGGATTCAAAGTGCAcgtgataaaaaaataacacagagcAAAAGAATAAAGAGAACAAGCCATACAAAAATGgactaaaaatgacaaatacagctaaatttgaaaatatacatctataatcacacacaaaaaagtattATATCTCATTATGATTTTGGGGTAAACATTATATccatcagtgtaaatgttcCACAATGATACCCAAATGTAATCTTTTCTTAATAAAGTTTGCCTTACTACTAAACACCTTTagataaataacactttaaaaaaaattgttacaatTTAtaatggtattattattattttaaatataatttttatgtaGTTATGGgcgttttattttgtatatcgATATTTCTATATAGTATTTCTGTCAAccttataataaa carries:
- the si:ch73-71c20.5 gene encoding DUF4748 domain-containing protein isoform X1, yielding MCMCVKYPDVPNKMAAPCRRLVRSVIEAGLQYFPSGNLCLKTAHAQSLTCFRPQWCVLQHRALHCSSSLLLNSTKTDAAKTTEPANDANDREKKGEQEGEEDSGPEYIPKRKAKNPMKVIGYAWIIGLPTGIIGFILAKRQVDKNRLQQLKIRQRMKKSNEGEYERERYKPSAGMQ
- the si:ch73-71c20.5 gene encoding DUF4748 domain-containing protein isoform X2 — translated: MCMCVKYPDVPNKMAAPCRRLVRSVIEGLQYFPSGNLCLKTAHAQSLTCFRPQWCVLQHRALHCSSSLLLNSTKTDAAKTTEPANDANDREKKGEQEGEEDSGPEYIPKRKAKNPMKVIGYAWIIGLPTGIIGFILAKRQVDKNRLQQLKIRQRMKKSNEGEYERERYKPSAGMQ